One region of Olleya sp. Hel_I_94 genomic DNA includes:
- a CDS encoding isoprenyl transferase gives MQDQINKKQLPKHIAIIMDGNGRWAKQKGMLRAFGHENGTKSVRQTVESCAELGIKHLTLYAFSTENWNRPKLEVDTLMKLLVSSLKKEIKTLLDNNIKLKAIGNLKSLPKKVYKELHEVMDLTKDNTHMDLTLALSYGSREELLNAVKEISTKVKNNIISTENIDESVFNAHLYTQTLPDVDLLIRTSGEQRISNFLLWQIAYAELYFTPVLWPDFTKQHLCEAIIEYQKRERRFGKTSEQIS, from the coding sequence ATGCAAGACCAAATAAATAAAAAACAGTTACCAAAGCACATTGCCATAATTATGGATGGTAATGGTCGTTGGGCAAAACAAAAAGGTATGTTGCGTGCTTTTGGTCATGAAAATGGAACAAAATCTGTACGTCAAACTGTAGAGTCTTGTGCAGAATTAGGTATAAAACATTTAACATTGTACGCTTTCTCTACAGAGAATTGGAATCGTCCAAAGTTAGAAGTTGATACATTAATGAAGCTTTTAGTATCTTCATTAAAAAAAGAAATTAAAACACTTTTAGATAATAATATTAAACTAAAAGCTATTGGTAATTTAAAATCTTTACCAAAAAAAGTATATAAGGAGTTGCACGAAGTTATGGATTTAACTAAGGACAATACACACATGGATTTAACTTTAGCATTAAGCTATGGCTCTAGAGAAGAGCTGCTAAATGCTGTTAAAGAAATAAGTACTAAAGTTAAAAATAATATAATTTCTACAGAAAATATTGACGAATCGGTATTTAATGCACATCTTTACACGCAGACGTTACCAGATGTAGATTTACTTATTAGAACAAGTGGAGAGCAACGCATTAGTAACTTTTTGTTATGGCAAATAGCTTATGCAGAATTGTACTTTACACCAGTACTTTGGCCAGACTTTACAAAGCAACACTTATGTGAAGCTATTATAGAATATCAAAAAAGAGAACGACGATTTGGGAAAACCAGTGAACAAATTAGCTAA
- a CDS encoding DUF6089 family protein: MKQLTVVVLTFLCIQLSSAQINEFGLYLGGSNFIGDVGATDYIAPSQLAIGAIYKWNRSPRHSYRISLTFTELEGIDNDSDDPSRQIRGFEFNNQIIELSAGLEFTFFDFDLHQGNFVATPYLYTGFSVVQHDNFYYNNLGETQSEDTQSYAWGIPMVIGFKAAVTPEFVLAFEVGARYTFSDELDGSVPDAGELSSRSFGNLNNNDWYTFTGVTLTYTFGKNPCYCGF; encoded by the coding sequence ATGAAGCAGTTAACAGTAGTAGTTTTAACATTTTTATGTATACAATTAAGTAGTGCACAAATCAACGAGTTTGGGTTGTATTTGGGTGGTTCTAATTTTATTGGAGATGTTGGTGCTACAGACTATATTGCACCTAGCCAATTAGCAATTGGTGCTATTTATAAATGGAATAGAAGTCCTAGACACTCTTATAGGATATCTTTGACCTTTACAGAATTAGAGGGAATAGATAACGACTCTGACGATCCAAGCAGACAAATTAGAGGATTTGAATTTAATAATCAGATTATAGAATTATCTGCTGGTTTAGAATTTACTTTTTTTGATTTTGATTTACATCAAGGTAATTTTGTAGCAACACCATATTTATATACAGGGTTTAGTGTAGTACAACACGATAACTTTTATTACAATAATTTAGGAGAAACACAGTCTGAGGACACACAAAGCTATGCTTGGGGAATACCAATGGTAATTGGTTTTAAAGCAGCTGTGACACCAGAGTTTGTCTTAGCTTTTGAAGTTGGAGCACGTTACACCTTCTCAGACGAGTTAGATGGAAGCGTTCCAGACGCAGGAGAACTGTCAAGCAGAAGTTTTGGGAATTTAAATAATAATGATTGGTATACTTTTACAGGCGTAACGTTAACTTACACCTTTGGAAAAAACCCATGTTACTGCGGATTTTAA
- a CDS encoding NAD kinase has product MKVAIFSQFQKKKPLASLEVLLDVLNNKNIEVNIEDAFYKGVSSKLNTAYQTFTALDSSYDFLVSIGGDGTILRAITLVRDLNIPIVGVNTGRLGFLATIQYDQIEDAIHAILNKKYAISERSLLTIESSEDNAEINSCNFALNEIAVSRKNTTSMITVETELNGEYLTSYWSDGLIISTPTGSTGYSLSCGGPVITPNAASLVLTPIAPHNLSARPLVIDDTTVITLKVNGREKKHLVSLDSRIATLSNKTTITIKKAPFTIKMIVLNNETFLDTLRKKLLWGEDNRN; this is encoded by the coding sequence ATGAAAGTTGCCATATTTAGCCAATTTCAGAAAAAAAAGCCACTAGCATCTCTAGAGGTATTGTTAGATGTTTTAAATAATAAAAATATTGAAGTTAATATTGAGGATGCCTTTTATAAAGGTGTATCGTCAAAATTAAATACCGCTTATCAAACTTTTACTGCACTAGACTCTAGCTATGACTTTTTAGTAAGCATTGGTGGAGATGGTACCATATTAAGAGCCATAACATTAGTGCGAGATTTAAATATACCAATAGTGGGTGTTAATACAGGAAGATTAGGATTTTTAGCAACTATCCAATATGACCAGATTGAAGACGCTATACACGCTATTTTGAATAAAAAATATGCTATTTCAGAGCGTAGTTTGTTAACTATTGAAAGTTCTGAGGATAACGCCGAAATTAATTCTTGCAATTTTGCTTTAAATGAAATTGCTGTAAGCAGAAAAAATACCACCTCTATGATTACGGTTGAAACCGAATTAAATGGAGAATATCTTACGTCATATTGGAGTGATGGCTTAATAATTTCTACACCAACAGGATCTACAGGCTACTCATTAAGTTGTGGTGGTCCAGTAATTACACCTAATGCTGCAAGTTTAGTGTTAACACCAATTGCACCTCATAATTTAAGTGCAAGACCATTAGTTATAGACGACACTACAGTTATAACTTTAAAAGTTAATGGACGCGAAAAAAAACATTTAGTATCCTTAGATTCTAGAATAGCAACATTGTCCAATAAAACAACTATCACAATCAAAAAAGCACCATTTACTATTAAAATGATAGTTTTAAATAACGAAACTTTTCTAGATACACTCCGTAAAAAGCTACTTTGGGGTGAGGATAATAGAAACTAA
- a CDS encoding CBS domain-containing protein produces MNLSDYIINDIKPLLNSGLVSDLQLLFNQLTYSHIPIKNDEGVYMGCISENDAHCFQKVEVISDCAYATEGFFVREDTNWLDVLEAFAQNSSNIMPVLNNSNKYLGYYELNDIIGLFNETPFFSENGAVLIIEKGLPDYSFSEISQIVESNDGKLYGAFISKIENDIAQITLKIGNVGLSEIMQTFRRYSYNIVSGHEEDSYLDGLKERSDYLNKYLNM; encoded by the coding sequence ATGAACCTTTCAGATTACATAATAAACGATATAAAACCATTACTTAATTCTGGGTTAGTAAGCGATTTGCAATTGCTTTTTAATCAGTTGACTTATTCTCATATTCCTATAAAAAATGACGAAGGTGTGTATATGGGATGTATATCAGAGAATGATGCACATTGTTTTCAAAAAGTTGAGGTTATTTCGGATTGTGCTTATGCTACCGAAGGTTTTTTTGTTAGAGAGGATACTAATTGGTTGGATGTTTTGGAGGCTTTTGCACAAAACTCTTCCAATATAATGCCTGTTTTAAATAACAGTAATAAATATTTAGGGTATTATGAGCTTAATGATATTATTGGATTATTTAATGAAACCCCTTTTTTCTCAGAAAATGGAGCGGTTTTAATCATAGAAAAAGGATTGCCAGATTATTCGTTTAGCGAAATTAGTCAGATTGTAGAAAGTAATGATGGTAAATTATATGGTGCGTTTATTTCTAAAATAGAAAATGATATTGCACAAATAACTCTAAAAATTGGTAATGTAGGATTAAGTGAGATCATGCAAACTTTTAGACGTTACAGTTATAATATTGTATCTGGTCACGAGGAAGATAGTTACTTGGATGGCTTAAAAGAGCGCTCTGATTATCTTAATAAATACCTAAACATGTAA
- a CDS encoding pyridoxine 5'-phosphate synthase produces the protein MTKLSVNINKIATLRNSRGGDTPNVVQFAKDVQRFGAEGVTIHPRPDERHIRYQDAYDLKSVVYTEYNIEGNPIPKFMDMVLELQPTQVTLVPDSIDTLTSNAGWDTIKNKAFLVEVITEFKKKGIRTSIFVDPDLAQIEGAKATGTDRIELYTEAFAHQYSLGNKEAILPYTKCAELANKLGLGVNAGHDLSLDNIQYFKQNMPGLLEVSIGHALVSESLYLGIENVVNMYKNKLK, from the coding sequence ATGACAAAATTAAGCGTAAATATCAACAAGATTGCTACTTTAAGAAATTCTCGTGGTGGCGACACACCAAATGTGGTTCAATTTGCTAAAGATGTACAACGTTTTGGTGCCGAAGGCGTCACTATACATCCAAGACCAGACGAACGTCATATAAGATACCAAGATGCTTACGATTTAAAATCTGTAGTTTATACCGAGTATAATATTGAAGGTAATCCAATCCCAAAATTTATGGATATGGTTTTAGAGTTACAACCAACACAAGTAACCTTAGTACCTGATAGTATTGACACATTAACAAGTAATGCAGGTTGGGACACCATTAAAAACAAAGCTTTTTTAGTTGAAGTAATAACTGAATTTAAGAAAAAAGGCATCAGAACATCTATTTTTGTCGATCCTGATTTAGCACAAATAGAAGGTGCCAAAGCAACAGGAACAGATAGAATTGAGTTATATACCGAAGCTTTTGCACATCAATACAGTTTAGGTAACAAAGAAGCCATATTACCTTATACAAAATGTGCCGAACTAGCCAATAAATTAGGACTTGGTGTTAATGCAGGACATGATTTATCCTTAGATAACATACAATACTTTAAACAAAATATGCCTGGATTACTAGAAGTATCCATAGGTCATGCTTTAGTTTCTGAAAGTTTATATTTAGGAATAGAAAACGTGGTTAACATGTATAAAAATAAACTAAAATAA
- a CDS encoding alpha/beta fold hydrolase, whose product MLLHSNIIGEGKPFVILHGFLGMSDNWKTLGNQFAEHFQVHLVDQRNHGRSFHDDNFYYEALAEDLKHYFDANNIKDAILLGHSMGGKTAMLFATQYPKLVSKLIIADISPRFYPIHHDAILEGLNSLDLNVIKSRGQADKQLANYVSDSGTRQFLLKNLYWIEKGKLALRMNLDVLTENVSEVGEALPIHAKFEGDTLFLRGDKSEYIGNQDQAIIKNHFPEANIITISNAGHWLHAENPEDFYNAVTNFVN is encoded by the coding sequence ATGCTCTTACACTCAAATATTATTGGAGAAGGAAAACCATTTGTAATACTACATGGCTTTTTAGGCATGAGTGATAATTGGAAAACTTTAGGTAATCAATTTGCTGAGCATTTTCAAGTCCATCTTGTAGACCAACGTAATCATGGTAGAAGTTTTCATGACGACAATTTTTATTATGAAGCTTTAGCTGAAGATTTAAAACATTATTTTGACGCTAATAATATAAAGGATGCCATATTATTAGGACATTCCATGGGCGGAAAAACAGCTATGCTTTTTGCAACGCAATATCCAAAACTTGTAAGCAAACTTATAATAGCAGACATATCACCACGTTTTTACCCAATACATCATGACGCTATACTAGAAGGTTTGAATAGCCTAGACTTAAATGTCATAAAAAGCAGAGGTCAAGCCGACAAACAACTAGCAAACTATGTGTCAGATTCTGGGACAAGACAGTTTTTATTAAAAAATCTATATTGGATTGAAAAAGGAAAATTAGCACTAAGGATGAATTTAGATGTTTTAACCGAAAACGTATCCGAAGTTGGAGAGGCATTACCAATACACGCTAAATTTGAAGGAGACACACTGTTTTTAAGAGGTGATAAAAGCGAATATATAGGCAATCAAGACCAAGCAATTATTAAAAATCACTTTCCAGAAGCCAATATTATTACCATCAGTAATGCTGGACATTGGTTACATGCAGAAAACCCAGAAGATTTTTATAATGCTGTAACAAATTTTGTAAATTAA
- a CDS encoding phage holin family protein: protein MNLILRLLLNAIAVFVLAHILNGVVVESYLTAVIVAIVLSILNLLIKPILVILTFPITILTLGLFLFVINGLIILLADKFIDGFAVSSIWTAILFSILLSILQSLLQSFLKSDTKTK, encoded by the coding sequence ATGAATTTAATTTTAAGATTACTACTTAACGCTATAGCTGTATTTGTTTTAGCACATATATTAAACGGAGTTGTGGTAGAAAGCTATCTAACTGCAGTAATTGTTGCCATAGTATTATCTATTTTAAACCTATTAATCAAACCTATACTTGTAATACTAACCTTTCCTATAACCATCTTAACCTTAGGGTTATTTTTATTTGTTATTAATGGTTTAATAATACTATTAGCAGACAAATTTATTGATGGCTTTGCTGTATCAAGTATTTGGACAGCCATATTATTTAGTATTCTACTATCAATTTTACAATCCCTATTACAATCCTTTTTAAAATCAGATACTAAAACTAAGTAA
- the tig gene encoding trigger factor yields MNITRENIDALNAVVKVEIVKEDYNDKVEKILVDYRKTANIPGFRKGQVPMGMVKKQYGKAVLVDEVNKLLQDALNKYLTEEKLDVLGQPLPKQQEEINWESDSFSFEFELGLAPEFNVDLKSKTAITHYNIVADDKMIDEQVERIQKQYGKITPETEVTKDSEITGTFKNEEKEIDNTVTITLDKFKGKATEKKFIGAKVGDVITLKTKGLYEDDHELMNALKIQHDDAHGLDIEVTFTITEINRRELADLDQDLFDKLFGKDAVKSASELKAKIKEDAEKQFVQQSDQKLLNDVTEYLVDNTKFDLPAAFLTKWMQSAGEKEMDEATAKEEYEKSEKSLRYQLIEGKLMSDNDLKVDFEDVKTNAKNMIKMQMAQFGQLNPSEKELDDIAARVLGNQDEVRRISEQVVSQKLLDLYKEKANIKTKEMSYDAFVKEVYGDK; encoded by the coding sequence ATGAATATTACAAGAGAAAACATTGATGCATTAAATGCTGTAGTAAAAGTAGAAATCGTTAAAGAAGATTATAACGATAAGGTTGAAAAAATCTTAGTAGACTACAGAAAAACAGCTAACATCCCAGGATTTAGAAAAGGTCAAGTACCAATGGGAATGGTAAAAAAACAATACGGTAAAGCAGTATTAGTTGATGAAGTAAACAAATTACTTCAAGATGCATTAAACAAATATTTAACTGAAGAAAAATTAGATGTATTAGGGCAACCATTACCTAAGCAGCAAGAAGAAATAAACTGGGAATCTGATTCTTTTTCATTTGAATTTGAATTAGGTCTAGCTCCAGAATTTAATGTTGATTTAAAAAGCAAAACAGCCATTACACATTACAACATCGTTGCAGATGACAAAATGATTGATGAGCAAGTTGAACGTATCCAAAAACAATACGGTAAAATCACACCTGAAACGGAAGTTACAAAGGATAGCGAAATCACTGGTACTTTTAAAAACGAAGAAAAAGAAATAGATAACACAGTTACTATTACTTTAGATAAGTTTAAAGGAAAAGCAACAGAAAAGAAATTTATTGGTGCTAAAGTTGGTGATGTAATTACATTAAAAACTAAAGGATTATACGAAGACGATCATGAATTAATGAACGCTTTAAAAATCCAACACGATGATGCTCACGGATTAGATATAGAAGTTACTTTTACTATAACAGAAATAAACAGACGTGAATTAGCAGATTTAGACCAAGATTTATTTGATAAACTTTTTGGAAAAGACGCAGTTAAATCAGCATCAGAACTTAAAGCTAAAATCAAAGAAGATGCAGAAAAGCAATTTGTACAACAATCTGATCAAAAGTTATTAAACGACGTAACAGAATACTTAGTTGACAACACTAAATTTGATTTACCAGCAGCATTCCTAACAAAATGGATGCAATCTGCAGGTGAAAAAGAAATGGATGAAGCAACAGCTAAAGAAGAATACGAAAAGTCAGAAAAAAGCTTACGTTACCAACTTATCGAAGGTAAATTAATGTCGGACAACGACCTTAAAGTAGACTTTGAAGACGTTAAAACAAATGCCAAAAACATGATTAAAATGCAAATGGCACAGTTTGGACAATTAAATCCTTCTGAAAAAGAATTAGATGACATCGCAGCACGTGTATTAGGAAACCAAGACGAAGTAAGACGTATTTCTGAGCAAGTAGTAAGTCAAAAATTACTGGACCTTTACAAAGAAAAAGCAAACATCAAGACTAAAGAAATGTCTTATGATGCTTTTGTTAAAGAAGTGTATGGTGATAAATAA
- the clpP gene encoding ATP-dependent Clp endopeptidase proteolytic subunit ClpP, giving the protein MDYGKEFEKFAIKDQGISSTYYNKIISSMYPTNLTPNIIEERQMNIAIFDVFSRLMMDRIIFLGTGINDQVANIIQAQLLFLESTDANKDIQIYINSPGGSVYAGLGIYDTMQFIKPDVATICTGMAASMGAVLLCAGEKGKRSGLTHSRVMIHQPLGGAQGQASDIEITAREILILKEELYKIISKHSGQDYDKVYEDSDRDYWMKADKAKEYGMIDEILARN; this is encoded by the coding sequence ATGGATTACGGAAAAGAATTCGAAAAATTCGCTATAAAAGATCAAGGTATAAGTAGTACGTATTACAACAAAATTATAAGTAGTATGTATCCTACTAACTTAACGCCTAATATTATTGAAGAGCGTCAAATGAACATTGCTATATTTGATGTGTTTTCGCGTTTAATGATGGATAGAATTATATTTTTAGGAACAGGTATCAATGATCAAGTTGCTAATATTATTCAAGCGCAATTATTATTTTTAGAAAGTACAGATGCTAACAAAGACATCCAAATATACATTAACTCTCCAGGAGGAAGTGTTTATGCAGGATTAGGTATCTACGACACCATGCAATTTATTAAACCAGATGTTGCTACAATTTGTACAGGTATGGCAGCCTCAATGGGAGCAGTATTATTATGTGCAGGAGAAAAAGGTAAACGTAGTGGTTTAACGCACTCTCGCGTAATGATCCACCAACCTTTAGGTGGTGCACAAGGTCAAGCTAGTGATATAGAAATTACTGCGCGTGAAATTTTAATCCTAAAAGAAGAGCTTTATAAGATTATTAGTAAGCATTCTGGACAAGATTATGATAAAGTGTACGAAGACAGTGATAGAGATTACTGGATGAAAGCTGATAAAGCTAAGGAATACGGAATGATTGACGAGATTTTAGCTCGTAACTAA